One Paenibacillus crassostreae DNA segment encodes these proteins:
- a CDS encoding ABC transporter substrate-binding protein — protein sequence MSKFKKILGLVLVATMAISLLAACGNNAANDTGANNNADTTKTATGDGGEIYFLNFKPEIAETYEKIAKDYEAETGVKVKVVTAAAGTYETTLKSEIAKSDAPTIFQMNGPVGYESWKDYTLDLKDTKLYSYLTDPSLAVTSGEGVYGIPYVVEGFGIIYNDAIMQKYFALADKAVSISSVAEINNFATLQSVVEDMTAKADQLGIKGVFSSTSLAAGEQWRWQTHLANIPFFYEFQENTAFDNTILAGLATDELSFKYADNFKNIFDLYINNSVTKGTLLGSKTVTDSMAEFALGQSAMVQNGNWAWGQISDVDGNVVEADNIKFLPIYAGIAGEEKQGLAVGTENYFAINSKVSAEKQQASIAFLEWLFSSEKGKAYVTNDLGFIAPFNTFTDAEKPADPLAKEVLAWMEKDGVQSMAWTFAAFPSEEFKNYFGDALLEYAQGKKTWDEVSTIVVDSWKSEKTK from the coding sequence ATGAGTAAATTTAAGAAAATATTGGGACTTGTCCTAGTAGCAACAATGGCTATCAGTCTTCTAGCTGCTTGTGGTAATAACGCAGCCAACGATACTGGAGCAAATAATAATGCAGATACAACCAAAACTGCAACAGGCGATGGTGGAGAAATTTATTTCTTGAACTTCAAACCAGAAATTGCAGAAACATATGAGAAAATTGCTAAGGACTACGAAGCAGAAACAGGCGTTAAGGTTAAAGTTGTAACTGCTGCTGCAGGTACTTATGAAACAACTTTGAAATCTGAAATCGCTAAGTCAGATGCTCCAACGATTTTCCAAATGAACGGACCTGTAGGTTATGAGTCTTGGAAAGACTACACATTGGATTTGAAAGATACTAAACTTTACAGCTACTTGACAGATCCAAGTCTAGCAGTAACTAGTGGTGAAGGCGTATACGGTATTCCTTATGTTGTAGAAGGTTTTGGTATCATCTATAATGACGCAATTATGCAGAAATACTTCGCATTAGCAGATAAAGCAGTATCGATTTCTTCAGTAGCTGAAATTAATAATTTTGCTACATTACAATCCGTAGTAGAAGATATGACTGCTAAGGCAGATCAACTAGGTATTAAAGGTGTATTCTCATCTACTTCTTTAGCTGCTGGTGAGCAATGGAGATGGCAAACACATTTAGCTAACATTCCATTCTTCTATGAGTTCCAAGAAAATACTGCATTTGATAACACAATCCTAGCTGGATTAGCTACTGATGAGTTGTCATTCAAATACGCAGATAACTTTAAAAACATCTTTGATCTTTACATCAATAATTCGGTAACTAAAGGAACTCTCCTAGGTAGTAAAACAGTAACAGATTCTATGGCTGAATTTGCACTTGGTCAATCAGCTATGGTTCAGAATGGTAACTGGGCTTGGGGACAAATTAGTGATGTTGATGGTAACGTAGTAGAAGCTGATAACATTAAATTCTTACCAATCTATGCCGGTATTGCTGGTGAAGAGAAACAAGGATTGGCTGTAGGTACAGAGAATTACTTCGCAATCAACAGTAAAGTATCTGCTGAGAAGCAACAAGCTTCAATCGCTTTCTTAGAATGGTTATTCTCAAGTGAAAAGGGTAAAGCTTATGTAACGAACGATCTAGGATTTATTGCTCCATTCAACACATTTACTGATGCTGAGAAACCAGCTGATCCACTAGCTAAAGAAGTATTAGCTTGGATGGAAAAAGATGGAGTACAATCTATGGCTTGGACATTCGCAGCATTCCCAAGTGAAGAATTCAAGAATTACTTCGGTGATGCATTACTTGAATATGCACAAGGTAAGAAAACATGGGATGAAGTATCAACGATTGTTGTAGATTCTTGGAAATCCGAAAAAACTAAATAA
- a CDS encoding carbohydrate ABC transporter permease — protein sequence MEKSMKKYFGLFALPTLLAFGLAFVIPFLLGIYLSLTEFTTVTDAKWVGLSNYVKAFSNQEFLNALGFTVAFTVVSVITINVFAFIIAMLLTRGKKGTNLFRTVFFMPNLIGGIVLGYIWQLILNGILINFDVTLTFSAEYGFWGLIILMNWQLIGYMMIIYIAGIQNVPKDVVEAAKIDGASRFQVLRNVTIPLVMPSITICLFLTLSNSFKLFDQNLALTAGAPSKETAMMALDIYNTFYSKTGMEGVGQAKAVVFFVLVALIALIQLVLTRRKEVEN from the coding sequence ATGGAAAAGTCGATGAAAAAATATTTTGGACTGTTTGCTTTACCTACGCTATTGGCTTTCGGTTTAGCATTTGTTATCCCATTTCTGCTAGGTATATATTTGTCTTTAACAGAATTTACGACAGTAACGGATGCCAAATGGGTTGGTCTAAGTAACTATGTTAAGGCATTCTCTAATCAAGAATTTCTAAATGCACTTGGATTTACAGTAGCTTTCACAGTCGTATCCGTAATTACGATTAACGTGTTTGCCTTCATCATTGCCATGTTATTAACTCGAGGAAAGAAAGGTACAAATCTTTTTAGAACTGTATTCTTCATGCCTAACTTAATTGGTGGTATCGTACTAGGTTATATTTGGCAGCTTATTCTTAATGGTATATTGATTAATTTTGACGTGACATTAACTTTTAGTGCAGAGTATGGCTTTTGGGGTTTAATTATTCTTATGAACTGGCAACTCATAGGGTATATGATGATTATCTATATTGCAGGTATTCAGAATGTTCCTAAAGATGTTGTCGAAGCTGCGAAAATTGATGGAGCGAGTCGCTTTCAAGTACTACGTAACGTGACGATTCCATTAGTTATGCCTTCAATAACGATATGTTTGTTCTTAACTTTATCTAACTCGTTCAAGCTATTTGATCAGAACTTAGCTTTAACAGCGGGTGCTCCATCCAAAGAAACTGCAATGATGGCATTAGATATTTATAATACTTTCTATAGTAAAACGGGTATGGAAGGTGTAGGTCAAGCTAAAGCGGTTGTATTCTTTGTTCTAGTCGCTTTGATCGCATTAATCCAACTTGTCCTTACTAGAAGAAAGGAGGTTGAGAATTAA
- a CDS encoding LacI family DNA-binding transcriptional regulator has protein sequence MKRITITDVAKMCGVGVTTVSRAINNHPDINEETKSMIMQVIKDNHYIPNNSARNLKRADSKTIAVLIKGITNPFFNQMIKVFEEEIQRKKYSFFLQRVDENQDEIDVAIELEKEKRLKGIVFLGGYFSHSKEKLTQLSVPFVLSTIGMATEFTPSDYSSVSVDDLKESYKIVDYLCNQGHKKIAIIAAPMDDVSIGKLRYDGYKKALEDHGIDLDLQLVRIMKDDIESYTMENGYVVTKELLASKEDCTAIYAISDSLAIGACKAIFETGKKVPEDYSVAGFDGLDIGFYYNPSITTMRQPVKEIAEETIKVLFDLINKKISHTHKIFPAELVVRDSTKSL, from the coding sequence ATGAAGAGGATTACAATTACCGATGTTGCAAAGATGTGTGGTGTAGGTGTAACCACTGTATCAAGAGCCATAAATAATCATCCTGATATTAATGAAGAGACGAAGTCAATGATTATGCAAGTCATCAAGGACAATCATTATATACCGAACAATAGTGCAAGAAATCTTAAACGTGCCGATTCAAAGACAATCGCTGTATTGATAAAAGGGATCACTAACCCTTTCTTTAATCAAATGATCAAAGTTTTTGAAGAAGAAATTCAACGAAAGAAATATTCATTTTTCTTACAACGTGTAGATGAGAATCAAGATGAAATTGATGTCGCAATTGAACTTGAGAAAGAGAAGCGATTAAAGGGGATAGTATTTCTTGGAGGATATTTCTCACATTCTAAAGAAAAATTAACTCAATTATCTGTACCTTTCGTATTGAGTACAATTGGAATGGCAACAGAATTCACACCAAGTGATTATTCTTCTGTGTCCGTGGATGACCTCAAAGAAAGCTATAAAATAGTAGATTACCTATGTAATCAAGGTCATAAGAAGATCGCGATCATTGCGGCACCCATGGATGATGTGAGTATTGGGAAATTAAGATATGATGGATACAAGAAAGCACTAGAAGATCATGGGATTGATTTGGATCTACAATTGGTACGTATCATGAAGGATGATATTGAAAGTTATACAATGGAGAATGGATATGTGGTTACCAAAGAATTACTAGCATCGAAAGAAGATTGTACTGCAATTTACGCGATTTCTGATAGTCTAGCTATTGGTGCCTGTAAAGCTATATTTGAGACAGGAAAAAAAGTGCCGGAGGACTATTCAGTAGCTGGCTTTGATGGACTCGATATAGGATTCTATTATAATCCTTCGATAACTACGATGAGACAGCCCGTGAAGGAAATTGCTGAAGAGACAATTAAGGTTCTCTTCGATCTTATCAACAAAAAGATATCACATACACATAAAATTTTCCCAGCAGAATTGGTCGTTAGAGATTCAACGAAATCATTATAA
- a CDS encoding carbohydrate ABC transporter permease yields the protein METQTSKFKDNIIFIILIILAVAFLAPILVVIMNSFKGKFYISDTPFLFPNNTTFVGLENYISGLDKTGFINAFGMSLFITVGSVAVIVLFTSMTAWYITRVKSKFTNSLYYVFTFSMIVPFQMVMFTLTKVANVTHLDNPLGIILIYLGFGSGLSVFLFSGFVKSIPLEVEEAVMMDGGSPVQTFFRVVLPILKPTAITVSILNVMWVWNDYLLPYLIIGTEYKTIPIAIQYLKGGYGSIDMGAMMAMLVLAIIPIIIFYLSCQKYIIEGVVAGAVKG from the coding sequence ATGGAAACCCAAACTTCGAAATTTAAGGATAATATTATTTTTATTATTTTGATAATATTAGCCGTTGCCTTTTTAGCACCAATACTTGTCGTAATTATGAACTCCTTCAAAGGGAAATTCTATATTAGTGATACTCCATTTCTCTTCCCTAATAATACTACTTTCGTGGGATTGGAAAACTATATTAGTGGCTTAGATAAGACGGGATTCATTAATGCTTTCGGTATGTCATTATTTATTACGGTAGGTTCAGTTGCTGTTATTGTCTTATTTACTTCGATGACAGCATGGTATATCACCAGAGTGAAGTCGAAATTCACTAATTCTTTGTACTATGTATTTACCTTTTCTATGATCGTACCCTTTCAAATGGTTATGTTCACACTGACAAAGGTCGCAAATGTTACGCATTTGGATAATCCATTAGGAATTATCTTGATCTACCTTGGTTTTGGATCAGGGCTATCTGTGTTCTTGTTTAGTGGATTTGTTAAATCAATACCTCTAGAGGTAGAAGAAGCAGTCATGATGGATGGAGGTAGTCCAGTACAGACGTTCTTCCGAGTGGTATTGCCAATCCTTAAACCAACCGCAATTACAGTATCGATCCTAAATGTGATGTGGGTATGGAACGACTATTTGTTACCATACTTAATTATTGGTACGGAGTATAAAACCATTCCAATTGCTATCCAGTATCTAAAAGGTGGATACGGATCAATTGATATGGGGGCCATGATGGCAATGTTAGTATTGGCTATCATTCCTATAATAATATTCTACTTATCCTGTCAGAAATATATTATTGAAGGTGTAGTAGCAGGAGCTGTGAAGGGTTAA